Below is a window of Syntrophomonas wolfei subsp. wolfei str. Goettingen G311 DNA.
GTAAAAGTTTTCATCGACTACGAAGTAATCCTTTTTGTGTTAGTGGAAGGCGAGTACCAGATTATTACTGTAACTGACCGCTATGAACAATCCATAGAACTGGACGAATTTGATCCGCCCCTAACCTCTGAAGAATTCCGCAACGAAATTGAACAGTCGGAAATCATTCTAAAGAACTGGAGTTTTGATTTTGAAATTAAGGGCAACTGCGAGGACAGCAGTAATCCTTGTAAATTGACCACGCCCATCAAGGGAACCTGTATAGGGCTTAAAGTATACGTGGATATCATCGACAAACTGGGCAAATTCCATGATGTAGTGGTATACGGAGAGTTAGATCCGGATGTAGATTATTAAGCTCAAGGCTAAAACCAGAAAATGCTCGGCTCTATTAGCCGGGCATTTACCTTTCTTAAAGTAGCGGGGGGGATATTTTGAGCAGCATAAAAATCAGCCGCCAGGATAAAAACCTGATGAGAAAACAATTGGAAGAAATACTGTCTATCCAAAAGGATTTGGATAAAAAAATCGATAATTATCAGCAAGAAAGCGTAGTTGAGGAGTACCGGGGTTTTTGGCAGGAACTTGGACAGAACAATAAAGACAGCATACAGAGAGTATCCCGCTATATGGTGCGAAAATGTAATCGCTGAATATAAGCCCCAAAGGAGCAGTTGCTCCGTATTAGTCGTCAGTCGTCGGACGTCAGACATCAGAAGGGGGTGGGGGTTATTTCTTATTTTATCTTACTATTCAGGCACCGGCTAACTCGTTTTTCATCGGTGGTTGTGGCCCCCAGCTATGGGTGGTTAGTATGAAAAGCCTGGGCTTGGCCCTCGGAGGCGGCGGGCTAAAAGGGTTGGCGCATATTGGAGTTCTGCAGGTGCTGGAAGAAAACAGCATCCCTATTTCCGCCATATCGGGAACCAGTGCCGGAAGTATAGTGGCGGCCCTCTATGCCAGCGGCCTCTCGCCCTGGCGGATGCAAGAACTTGCGATGCAGCTCGAAGTCAAGGATTATATTGACTACGATATCATCGCCTTTGCTAAATTTTTCTGGGCTTTATTGCTTCCCGGGGTAAAGGCCAGCCTGGATGGCCTTATCAAAGGAGATAAACTGGAAAAGCTGCTTTATAAATGGACCCGGGGGAAGACCCTGGCGGAAAGCCGAATCCCCATAGGTATTATCGCCTGTGATATTGACTCTGGTCAGGAAATAATATTTACCAATCAAAACATGGAGGTCACCGGCCCCAGGCTAGTAATTAAAGAAGCCCTCTTAAGTGAAGCAGTACGCTCCAGCACTTCTATTCCCGCCACCTTCGTCCCGCTGCAGTTCAGAGGAATGCAAATGGTTGATGGGGGAGTAAAAGAAATGGTTCCGGTAGAAGTACAAAAAATTATGGGCACCGACTATATTCTTTCCGTCAATCTAGGGCGGGAGAGTTATGCGGAAAAAGTCACCGGGATCACCCAAATCGTATCCCGCAGTTTAAATATTATGAGCTATGAAACCTCCGCTACCGCCGAGGCGCTTTTTGCCGATCTGGTTATTCATCCCCGGGTAAAAGCAGTTCGCCTGGATGATATCGGGCAGGCAGAAAAGATTATCCGGGCGGGTAGGCGAGCCGCAAAAGCCAAAATCGATGAAATAAAAAGAGGATTAGAAGATTGATCTGAGTAACAGAAGCACAGTTATTTACATATAATATCCACAAAGCAAGGATTTGGCCTAATTGCGGTTGGAGGCGGGGAGGAGGTTAAAATGGCAACGGATAAATTTGAACATGCCACCTTCTACCTGACAAAAAATCAGGTGGATCTTATAAAAGAACTGGCCAGAAAGAACCAGATATCGCGCAGTGCCCTGGTTAGAATGATAATCCGTGAGTACCTGGCCAGACAGGAAGGGAATAAAAGCGAATAGGAAAGTTACCCTTGGAAAAGTACTGAAGAAGGCTGCCGGCCTATGCTGGCAGCCTTCCTGATTATTATGCCACCTGACTGTACTCTTCTTTTTTCTTATCTGTAATTATCAGGTTTAAAAAATAAAAGTTTAGGAAAGACTTTTACTGAGAAAGGAGAGTATTTTTTATGCCTAAAAAATATTATGGAATCATAATGATTGCTATTCTAATCCTTCTGGGAACTAGTCTTTACCTGCAAGAAAAGCCTCTCAATAAAAGTGTTCTGAGGTTGCATGTAATAGCTAATAGCGATAGCCTGGCTGACCAGGCCCTGAAAATACAGGTAAAAGATGCCGTAGTAGAGATGATGAAAAAGGAATTTGCCGGAATGGATAATATGGAACAAGCTCGCCAGGCTGCTCTGGAGGATATACCTGAAATAAAAAGGACTGCCGAAGCAGTGGTACAAGCCAATGGCTATAATTATCCCGTACAAGTATCACTGGGCGAATATCAATTCCCCACCAAATCATATGGCAACCTGGTTTTGCCCCAGGGAGAATACCAGGCAGTGCGAGTCACCATTGGCGGTGGTGAAGGAAAGAACTGGTGGTGCGTCTTGTTCCCGCCCCTCTGTATGGTTTCTTCCTCTGAACAGGGCTTAAGCCTGCATAGCCCGGAAGAAGCCAAAGTAAGCTTTAAATGCTTGGAATTAATCCCTAAAGGAGCTAAATTTCGTACATCCAACCATTAAACTATCCTTTCCCCCTTTGGGAGCGGAAATTTTCCGTTCCCTTTTATTTTTGCAGCATATATAATTTTGTGATAGACTATTTATAAATACCTGGTAAAAATTGGCGATTAAATCCTGGAAGAGTTTTAAATCATTATTTTAATCTATTTTCGTCCTATTATGAAAGGAATGGCTATGTCTTATGAGAAGAAATATTATTTTAAAGGCTCCAGCCAAGGTCAATCTCACCCTGGATGTTAAAGGAAAAAGAAGTGATGGTTATCATGAATTAGAGACGGTGATGCACCAGGTGAATCTGCTTGATATAATTATAATTTCCCAGGCCGCAGGCGGTATCCAGATTAAGAGCAACAGTAGCCTGATTCCGACTAACGAGGAAAACCTGGCTTACCAGGCGGCGGAAATGATCCTGGGGGAATATGCCCATAAAGAGGGAGTAGAGATCTATATTGAAAAAAATATACCGGTAGGCGCAGGTCTGGCCGGGGGAAGTACTGATGCTGCCGCTGTTATACTGGGGATAAACCAGCTCTATGACCTGGGCCTGGAAGAAGAGGAACTGCTGGAAATGGCTGCTTCGATAGGGTCTGATGTAGCCTTTTGTCTGGCTGGCGGCAGCAAATTAGCCCGGGGACGGGGTGAAATACTGAGCAAGCTGCCTCAGCGAATGATACCTTATATAATCCTGGTCAAACCCGATTTTCAGCTTTCTACAGCTGAAGTCTACCGGGAATTGGATTTGACTCAAGTGGAAGAATTTCCTGATAATGCCGCCTTTCTTGCCGCCTGGGAGGCTTATGATATTATTAATATAGCCAGAAACATGAGGAATGTCTTGGAAACAGTGAGTATAAGGAAATATCCGGAAATCGCGGCCATAAAAGCAGAGTTGATAGAAACAGGGGCCCTAAATGCCTTGATGTCCGGCAGCGGACCCAGCGTTATGGGGATATTTATGGAGGAGGAACAGGCCTTAAAGGCCCGGGAAAAGTTTCAGACCCGTTATCAGGAGGTGTTTTTACTTTCATCCTATGTTTAGTAAGAGAAGTGAGGGGTGAGGAGTAAGGGGTTGCGTGACAAAAGAACCGTCCCCTTGACACAAGGGGGGTTAGTCGGCAAACTTGAAAAGAGGTGATTTTTATTAATACAGGGGAAAAACGCCTATCACCGGTGGATCTTGACTCCTATAAGCCTTTACGGGAATTGGTACTCGAGGCCATCAGGGAAGCTATTAAGAATGGAGTATTGAAACCCCGGGAAAGGTTGATGGAAATCCAGTTGGCAGAAGAACTGGGAGTATCACGAACTCCTATTCGGGAGGCATTACGCAAGCTGGAACTGGAGGGTTTTATCGTTATGGTTCCCCGTAAGGGAGCCTATGTAGCGGATATATCGCTTAAGGATGTTGCCGATGTTTTTGAGATTAGGGCGGCCTTGGAGGCCCTGGCTGCCGGGTTGGCTGCGGAAAGGATAACTGATGAGGAGTTAGAGGCAATGGAAAGACTGCTGGTGGAAAAGGTCGAGGCTATCAGCAGTAATGATATGGATAAACTGGTTGATGTTGATACCAAGTTCCATGAGGCCATCTACCGGGCCAGCCGCAACCAGAGACTATTCGCCATAATCAACAACTTAAGAGAACAGATACA
It encodes the following:
- a CDS encoding patatin-like phospholipase family protein translates to MKSLGLALGGGGLKGLAHIGVLQVLEENSIPISAISGTSAGSIVAALYASGLSPWRMQELAMQLEVKDYIDYDIIAFAKFFWALLLPGVKASLDGLIKGDKLEKLLYKWTRGKTLAESRIPIGIIACDIDSGQEIIFTNQNMEVTGPRLVIKEALLSEAVRSSTSIPATFVPLQFRGMQMVDGGVKEMVPVEVQKIMGTDYILSVNLGRESYAEKVTGITQIVSRSLNIMSYETSATAEALFADLVIHPRVKAVRLDDIGQAEKIIRAGRRAAKAKIDEIKRGLED
- a CDS encoding CopG family transcriptional regulator codes for the protein MATDKFEHATFYLTKNQVDLIKELARKNQISRSALVRMIIREYLARQEGNKSE
- the spoIIR gene encoding stage II sporulation protein R — translated: MPKKYYGIIMIAILILLGTSLYLQEKPLNKSVLRLHVIANSDSLADQALKIQVKDAVVEMMKKEFAGMDNMEQARQAALEDIPEIKRTAEAVVQANGYNYPVQVSLGEYQFPTKSYGNLVLPQGEYQAVRVTIGGGEGKNWWCVLFPPLCMVSSSEQGLSLHSPEEAKVSFKCLELIPKGAKFRTSNH
- the ispE gene encoding 4-(cytidine 5'-diphospho)-2-C-methyl-D-erythritol kinase; the protein is MRRNIILKAPAKVNLTLDVKGKRSDGYHELETVMHQVNLLDIIIISQAAGGIQIKSNSSLIPTNEENLAYQAAEMILGEYAHKEGVEIYIEKNIPVGAGLAGGSTDAAAVILGINQLYDLGLEEEELLEMAASIGSDVAFCLAGGSKLARGRGEILSKLPQRMIPYIILVKPDFQLSTAEVYRELDLTQVEEFPDNAAFLAAWEAYDIINIARNMRNVLETVSIRKYPEIAAIKAELIETGALNALMSGSGPSVMGIFMEEEQALKAREKFQTRYQEVFLLSSYV
- a CDS encoding GntR family transcriptional regulator, producing MIFINTGEKRLSPVDLDSYKPLRELVLEAIREAIKNGVLKPRERLMEIQLAEELGVSRTPIREALRKLELEGFIVMVPRKGAYVADISLKDVADVFEIRAALEALAAGLAAERITDEELEAMERLLVEKVEAISSNDMDKLVDVDTKFHEAIYRASRNQRLFAIINNLREQIQRFRSTSLSYPGRMQQSMQEHRDIVEAIQSRDIQLSRQLAQEHIENAEQSMIDSIKKNGLPWA